Proteins from a single region of Echeneis naucrates chromosome 14, fEcheNa1.1, whole genome shotgun sequence:
- the LOC115054581 gene encoding sodium- and chloride-dependent GABA transporter ine — MDQDISRPTWSRQIEFTLAGIGCAVGLGNVWRFPYLCYRSGGGAFLLPYLFMLLMLGIPLLHMELSLGQYMRRGPVHALANACPLLKGVGMASVAISFIMCTYYNVVITWALYYLFSSFQAPLPWQNCNNTWNTPNCTNHATNSSYTSTASQEFFKHKMLEQTSGVEETGVLRLELFLILILAWILVYLCIFKGVKSTGKVVYFTAVFPYVILIALLINNVQLPGALDGITFFILPEWDRLLSVEVWVNAAAQIFNSIGIGFGSLLAMSSYNSFNNSVLKDTLTISIINSFTSILAGFVIFSSLGYMSHLQGIPVSDLAVDGPGLVYVVYPQAFANMPVAQLWAVLFFFMLLCLGLDSEFAMVEVLVTSLLDEYNQHLIAFFKRKELLVFAVCCAAFLLGIPCVMQVGIYVFQLMDHYTAIVSITFLAFFEVIAICWCYGTNRLSDNLEEMTGKRPNIFFRMCWLIVAPLLIGTILIFSIIQFKPARYGDYVFPPWAQGVGWLIALASIIWIPLGAIHTFWVLPGSLMQKLKQSIQPHGLETTRKMVHYETGGTNRYPVIAIISSSVSASEKTPIQTGL, encoded by the exons ATGGACCAAGACATCAGCAGACCAACATGGAGCAGGCAGATAGAGTTCACTCTGGCTGGCATCGGCTGTGCCGTAGGTCTGGGCAACGTCTGGAGGTTCCCCTATCTCTGCTACAGGAGTGGAGGAG GTGCCTTTCTTCTTCCATACCTGTTCATGCTGTTGATGTTGGGGATCCCTCTGCTCCACATGGAGCTGAGTCTAGGTCAATACATGAGGAGAGGGCCAGTCCATGCTCTGGCCAATGCCTGTCCTCTGTTAAAAG GAGTGGGCATGGCATCAGTGGCAATCTCCTTCATCATGTGCACCTACTACAATGTTGTCATCACCTGGGCCCTTTATTATCTCTTCAGCTCCTTCCAGGCACCGCTACCCTGGCAGAACTGCAATAACACCTGGAACACACCTAACTGCACTAATCATGCCACCAACAGCAGCTACACCTCCACAGCAAGCCAGGAGTTCTTCAA ACACAAAATGCTGGAACAGACAAGTGGCgtggaggaaacaggagtgCTCCGATTGGAACTTTTCCTTATCCTTATCCTGGCTTGGATCCTTGTTTACCTCTGTATCTTCAAGGGGGTGAAATCAACGGGCAAG GTAGTGTACTTCACAGCTGTGTTCCCATACGTCATCCTGATTGCCCTGCTTATTAATAATGTGCAGCTTCCTGGAGCATTAGATGGAATAACATTCTTCATTCTGCCAGAATGGGACAGGCTGCTCTCAGTGGAG GTGTGGGTGAATGCTGCCGCTCAAATCTTTAACTCCATCGGGATTGGTTTTGGCTCTCTCTTGGCCATGTCCAGCTACAACTCCTTCAACAACAGCGTCTTGAA AGACACCCTGACTATATCCATAATCAACTCTTTCACGAGTATCTTGGCtggttttgtcattttctcctccttggGATACATGTCTCATCTGCAGGGTATTCCTGTCAGTGATCTGGCTGTGGATG GTCCGGGGCTGGTTTATGTTGTGTACCCACAAGCCTTTGCCAACATGCCCGTAGCACAGCTCTGGGCCGTATTGTTCTTCTTCATGTTGCTTTGCCTTGGACTGGATAGTGAG TTTGCAATGGTTGAGGTGTTGGTGACCAGTCTCTTGGATGAATACAATCAACACCTGATTGCATTCTTCAAGCGGAAGgagctgcttgtttttgctgtttgttgtgcaGCCTTCCTTCTAGGAATTCCTTGTGTCATGCAG gtGGGGATCTATGTTTTCCAGCTCATGGACCATTACACGGCCATAGTGTCCATCACGTTCCTTGCATTCTTTGAGGTCATAGCCATCTGTTGGTGTTATG GTACAAATCGGCTTTCAGACAACCTGGAAGAGATGACCGGAAAAAGACCAAATATCTTCTTCAGAATGTGTTGGCTGATCGTTGCTCCTCTGCTGATTGGT ACTATCCTAATTTTCTCCATCATCCAATTCAAACCGGCCCGCTATGGGGACTATGTCTTCCCTCCCTGGGCTCAGGGGGTCGGGTGGCTCATTGCCTTGGCGTCCATTATCTGGATTCCTTTGGGTGCAATCCACACATTTTGGGTGCTGCCTGGCTCACTCATGCAG AAACTCAAGCAGTCCATTCAGCCACATGGCCTGGAAACGACAAGAAAAATGGTGCATTATGAGACGGGAGGAACAAACAGATATCCAGTCATAGCCATCATCAGCTCCAGTGTCAGTGCATCTGAAAAAACACCCATTCAGACAGGCCTCTGA